From a region of the Halomonas sp. HL-93 genome:
- the pgaC gene encoding poly-beta-1,6-N-acetyl-D-glucosamine synthase yields the protein MNLLDYLAIFTLGYPSLMATIWICGGLYFYWHWELKQPWPATFEWDETAPTVTVLLPCYNEEANVEETIHHLFKQNYPHMEVIAINDGSLDDTADRLNGLSLIYPALTVLHQANEGKASAMNHGLSKANGEIIVGIDGDAILDYDAIGYMVGHFISSPNVSGVTGNPRVRTRSTAIGKIQTGEFSAIIGLIKRAQRIYGMVFTVSGVICAFRRKALEEIGGWNTDMVTEDIDVSWRLQLAGGQVRYEPRALCWVLMPETLRGLFKQRLRWAQGGGEVFLRYFPQTIRWANRRFWLLTLEYIISVMWCYSVITLLLVWLVSQLVAPTAWPITAHLLSYFGSILVALSFIQFTVSFHIDSRYDKEIFRCIYWMIWYPFAYWILNMTTVVIAFPKALLRQKGRQATWTSPDRGEHFNEQ from the coding sequence ATGAACCTACTAGATTACCTAGCCATCTTTACCCTCGGCTACCCAAGCTTGATGGCCACTATATGGATCTGCGGCGGCCTTTACTTCTATTGGCACTGGGAACTCAAGCAGCCCTGGCCAGCGACATTCGAGTGGGACGAAACTGCCCCCACCGTCACGGTTCTCCTGCCCTGTTATAACGAGGAAGCGAATGTAGAAGAGACGATTCATCACCTCTTCAAGCAGAACTATCCGCATATGGAGGTCATCGCCATTAATGATGGCAGCCTCGATGATACCGCCGATCGATTAAATGGGTTATCGCTAATATACCCAGCGTTAACGGTGCTACACCAAGCCAATGAAGGTAAGGCAAGCGCCATGAACCATGGCTTGAGCAAGGCCAATGGCGAGATTATTGTCGGGATCGATGGTGACGCCATTCTCGACTACGACGCCATTGGCTATATGGTAGGCCACTTCATTAGCAGCCCTAACGTCAGCGGCGTGACCGGCAATCCCCGTGTGAGGACCCGCTCGACTGCCATTGGTAAAATTCAAACCGGCGAGTTTTCCGCCATTATCGGCCTGATCAAACGCGCCCAGCGCATCTATGGAATGGTGTTCACCGTTTCCGGCGTTATCTGCGCCTTTCGGCGTAAGGCGCTGGAAGAAATTGGTGGCTGGAATACCGACATGGTCACTGAAGATATTGACGTTAGCTGGCGGCTACAGCTAGCAGGCGGGCAAGTGCGCTACGAGCCCAGAGCCCTCTGCTGGGTGCTGATGCCCGAGACATTGCGGGGGTTGTTCAAGCAGCGGTTACGGTGGGCTCAAGGGGGAGGCGAAGTTTTTCTACGCTACTTCCCTCAGACGATTCGCTGGGCTAATCGTCGGTTTTGGCTGCTCACGCTGGAATACATCATAAGCGTCATGTGGTGCTACTCAGTCATTACCCTATTGCTCGTGTGGCTGGTTTCTCAGCTTGTCGCACCCACTGCATGGCCGATCACGGCCCATCTGCTTTCCTATTTCGGCAGCATCCTGGTCGCCCTTAGCTTTATCCAATTTACCGTCAGTTTTCATATTGATAGCCGTTACGACAAAGAGATATTCCGCTGCATTTACTGGATGATCTGGTACCCCTTCGCCTACTGGATTCTCAACATGACCACCGTTGTTATCGCCTTCCCCAAAGCCCTACTGCGGCAAAAGGGAAGGCAAGCCACATGGACCAGCCCTGACAGAGGAGAGCATTTTAATGAACAATAA
- the pgaB gene encoding poly-beta-1,6-N-acetyl-D-glucosamine N-deacetylase PgaB codes for MTLWRIIVMGAVMIAMVGIQQAQAARTPNDYVVISYHDIVDTSVTPNLDIYPQTITRNRLVEHFNLIDVGGYNPVSLQQIIDAKAGKQPLPEKAVLLTFDDGYRSFYDIVFPLLKLYGFPAVQAVVGSWLDVPEGGRVPYGNTTLPRERFLSWEQVKTLDESPLVEIASHSYDLHYGVVGNPMGNEQAAAVTSTWNARNGYESETAYIERVRSDMARTQQRFQEQMGRSPRIMVWPYGAYSQATLDIAAEYGMDYTFSLLSAPNRLSDSMRTMNRYLIDQETSLQTIEEILSNRIWEPEKLRIVHVDLDYVYDPDPTQQAQNLDRLIERIAEYGVSTVYLQAFADPDGDGVADALYFPNRHLPVRADLFNRVAWQLKKRANVKVYAWMPVLSFDLGSGHRYVTDVTTGRESPDHYLRLSPYVESNRRIIREIYQDLGRLTKFDGLLFHDDAFFTDFEDANPEALAAYERASLPGDINAIRNDDDLMSTWARFKTEYLTDFTLELEQAANYYRQADNVVFTTARNLYAKTVMEPSSQQWFAQDPRDFATGYDYVAVMAMPYMEEAENPDAWLRSLAQRSLSQVSADQLVFELQAQNWHTQTPIPSEEIAQWVRVLREEGIKHIGYYPDDFHQNHPDINTMRPVFSIGRRFRAIQ; via the coding sequence ATGACACTCTGGCGCATCATTGTGATGGGCGCAGTTATGATAGCAATGGTGGGTATTCAACAAGCCCAGGCAGCCCGGACGCCGAATGATTACGTGGTAATCAGTTACCACGATATTGTCGATACCAGCGTTACCCCCAACCTTGATATCTATCCCCAGACCATTACCCGCAACCGATTGGTCGAGCACTTCAATTTAATTGATGTCGGCGGCTATAACCCGGTGAGTCTGCAACAGATCATCGATGCCAAAGCAGGTAAGCAACCTCTGCCGGAAAAAGCCGTGCTGCTGACGTTCGATGACGGATATCGCAGCTTTTACGACATCGTCTTTCCATTACTCAAACTATATGGTTTTCCCGCCGTGCAGGCAGTGGTCGGCAGTTGGCTGGATGTACCTGAAGGTGGCCGGGTGCCCTACGGCAATACCACCCTGCCCCGTGAGCGTTTTTTGTCATGGGAACAGGTTAAAACCCTGGACGAATCACCGCTGGTGGAAATAGCCTCGCATTCCTACGACCTTCACTACGGGGTTGTCGGTAACCCCATGGGTAACGAGCAAGCCGCCGCCGTTACCAGCACTTGGAACGCACGCAACGGGTATGAAAGTGAAACGGCCTATATCGAGCGGGTACGCAGCGATATGGCACGGACACAGCAGCGTTTTCAGGAACAGATGGGGCGAAGCCCTAGGATCATGGTTTGGCCCTACGGTGCCTATAGCCAGGCAACGCTCGATATCGCCGCGGAATACGGCATGGACTACACCTTCAGTCTACTCAGCGCACCCAACCGTCTCAGCGACTCGATGCGTACCATGAACCGCTATCTCATCGATCAGGAAACCAGCCTGCAAACCATCGAAGAGATTCTCTCCAACCGAATATGGGAGCCAGAAAAGCTGCGCATTGTTCACGTTGACCTGGACTACGTGTATGACCCGGACCCTACCCAGCAGGCACAAAATCTCGACAGGCTGATCGAGCGCATTGCTGAGTACGGCGTTAGCACCGTTTATCTTCAGGCCTTTGCAGACCCTGATGGAGACGGCGTTGCCGATGCCCTCTACTTTCCTAACCGCCATTTACCGGTCAGGGCAGACCTTTTCAATCGCGTTGCGTGGCAGTTGAAGAAACGTGCCAATGTAAAAGTGTACGCCTGGATGCCGGTGCTGTCCTTTGACCTGGGGAGCGGCCACCGGTATGTCACCGATGTAACAACCGGGCGCGAGTCCCCCGATCACTACTTGCGCCTATCGCCTTATGTAGAAAGCAACCGTCGTATAATCCGTGAAATTTATCAGGATCTCGGTCGGCTGACCAAATTCGACGGCCTGCTCTTCCACGATGACGCCTTCTTTACTGACTTTGAAGACGCCAACCCAGAAGCCCTAGCCGCCTATGAGCGCGCTTCGTTACCGGGGGATATCAACGCAATACGCAACGACGATGACTTGATGTCGACCTGGGCTCGCTTCAAGACAGAGTATCTCACCGATTTCACGCTGGAGCTGGAGCAGGCCGCTAACTACTATCGCCAAGCCGACAACGTGGTCTTTACCACCGCTCGCAACCTCTATGCCAAGACGGTGATGGAGCCGAGTAGCCAGCAATGGTTTGCTCAAGATCCCAGGGACTTCGCCACCGGCTACGACTATGTGGCCGTCATGGCCATGCCTTATATGGAAGAAGCCGAGAACCCCGATGCGTGGTTAAGAAGCCTTGCCCAGCGCTCGCTTTCGCAGGTAAGCGCCGACCAGCTGGTCTTCGAGCTTCAGGCGCAGAACTGGCACACCCAGACACCCATTCCCAGCGAGGAGATAGCGCAATGGGTTCGCGTACTCCGCGAAGAAGGCATCAAGCACATTGGTTACTACCCTGATGATTTTCACCAGAATCATCCTGATATCAATACCATGAGACCCGTCTTTTCCATAGGACGCCGGTTCAGGGCCATCCAATGA
- the pgaA gene encoding poly-beta-1,6 N-acetyl-D-glucosamine export porin PgaA, with amino-acid sequence MHRRHNSLLPICLLACLTTGVAQGQTVTDAQREALVIQARQGELAPSIDGLKTLYHQTRNARVREDLVALLVRANRHQEALAVCSWCETENHSDSELANLGTAARSEGDYEQALTLFRTLTYRDPSNEQGWLGQALVHTDMGSYTLADIALQQYNQVAGTTKAGLEAKGYLAAGTANAMQELDARQALVAQDPGNTSELQALYRLAVGLGASSAARRIMQSNPDVFSGSDRLWLTYYEGVTDIRLGIHTDQPSRTRNGLEQLNSVLSSPDAPEELVTITEYDKVVALAQLRRFSEAVALAEKLENQHGQLPSYVDRARAHALNGMGRPKEAITLYEHLIRQSPEQATDPDDPLNEGLFYSYSDAQRFRDADRLLQDWIASEPEKRLDFTRTTQVDNPNYQKVLLLSVLLDSWRGRTDEASERLAAYQNQAPEDPYLWLMKGDIERDRGWPRKAEASFQQALPLLPPERQDSARHGVLLSRLQRGQWKGTTTDIAREIEDAQPSVTRDDLEREWRELRAPQLSTSFERSEGQGSGTQASREWTYEVLFEGPRNANGSRPFAQRIGQFGEFDDENLYASYNMAGYEWNLHPSTVTLAAGHGSQLNEDFLALAELRYAASDHITATVGIERNTTDTPLRALRDDINADRYRGELAYRRNERGAGAIGFMATDFDDSNLRHSVYGYWNQTLYHLDRWQLNGEVQISASRNDEVDASYFNPRRDASLAGVLTLDYETPLDYRQSFIQSFSLGSGRYWQKNYDTENTWSIGYQHSWELTPTVNFEYGITRERAVYDGVPEYDNVISAGFVWRFL; translated from the coding sequence ATGCACCGTCGCCATAACTCCCTACTGCCAATTTGCCTTCTGGCCTGTCTGACTACGGGTGTGGCGCAGGGCCAAACCGTGACTGATGCGCAACGCGAAGCGCTGGTTATCCAGGCACGCCAAGGGGAGCTGGCACCGTCAATTGATGGCCTGAAGACCCTCTACCACCAAACGCGCAATGCGCGTGTTCGCGAGGATTTAGTGGCACTGCTGGTGCGTGCCAATCGGCATCAGGAGGCGCTAGCCGTTTGCTCCTGGTGTGAAACAGAGAATCACAGTGACTCCGAACTTGCCAACCTGGGCACAGCGGCTCGTAGTGAGGGTGACTACGAACAGGCGTTGACGCTATTTCGGACACTTACCTATCGCGATCCGTCAAACGAACAGGGCTGGCTTGGCCAAGCCTTGGTACATACCGATATGGGCAGCTATACCCTGGCGGATATCGCCCTGCAACAATACAACCAAGTGGCTGGCACCACCAAAGCGGGGCTAGAGGCTAAAGGTTACTTGGCAGCGGGCACCGCGAATGCGATGCAAGAGCTGGATGCCCGCCAGGCACTGGTTGCGCAAGACCCAGGCAACACAAGTGAACTACAAGCGCTTTACCGACTGGCCGTTGGCCTTGGCGCCAGCTCAGCGGCGCGCCGCATCATGCAGTCGAACCCGGATGTATTCTCTGGAAGTGACCGGCTTTGGCTGACCTACTATGAAGGCGTGACGGATATACGCCTCGGCATTCACACGGATCAACCCTCAAGAACCCGTAACGGCCTGGAGCAGTTGAATAGCGTACTCAGTAGCCCAGACGCGCCTGAGGAGCTTGTTACCATTACGGAATACGACAAGGTAGTGGCCCTGGCCCAATTAAGGCGTTTTTCCGAAGCGGTAGCGCTCGCCGAAAAGCTTGAAAACCAGCATGGCCAGTTACCAAGCTATGTGGATCGCGCCAGAGCTCACGCCCTGAATGGCATGGGTCGTCCCAAAGAAGCCATCACCCTTTACGAACACCTTATACGACAGTCCCCCGAGCAGGCGACTGACCCCGATGATCCTCTCAATGAAGGGCTTTTTTACAGTTACTCCGATGCGCAACGTTTCCGGGACGCTGATCGCCTGTTGCAAGACTGGATCGCAAGCGAGCCCGAAAAGCGCCTGGACTTCACCAGAACCACGCAAGTAGACAACCCCAATTATCAAAAAGTGTTGCTGCTTAGCGTACTGCTCGACAGTTGGCGTGGCCGCACAGACGAGGCCAGCGAACGCCTGGCTGCTTATCAGAACCAGGCACCTGAGGATCCTTATCTGTGGTTGATGAAAGGCGATATCGAACGTGATCGAGGTTGGCCCAGAAAGGCCGAAGCATCTTTCCAGCAGGCCCTCCCTTTACTGCCCCCAGAACGACAGGACTCCGCCCGTCACGGCGTACTGCTTTCACGATTGCAGCGCGGTCAGTGGAAAGGCACCACCACCGACATCGCCCGAGAAATCGAAGACGCCCAGCCAAGCGTTACACGGGATGACCTAGAGCGGGAATGGCGCGAACTGCGCGCCCCTCAGTTAAGCACTTCCTTCGAGCGTAGCGAGGGGCAAGGAAGCGGCACTCAAGCATCACGTGAGTGGACCTATGAAGTTCTGTTTGAAGGGCCCCGCAACGCGAATGGCTCTCGCCCCTTCGCCCAACGGATCGGCCAGTTCGGCGAGTTTGATGACGAGAATCTTTATGCGTCTTACAACATGGCTGGCTACGAATGGAACCTGCATCCATCCACGGTCACCTTGGCCGCAGGCCATGGATCACAGCTTAACGAAGATTTCCTTGCGCTTGCTGAACTGCGCTATGCCGCCTCCGACCATATCACTGCCACGGTAGGTATTGAGCGCAATACCACCGATACCCCACTACGGGCGCTGCGCGATGATATCAACGCCGACCGTTATCGTGGTGAACTGGCTTACCGGCGCAACGAGCGTGGCGCAGGCGCCATCGGGTTTATGGCGACCGATTTTGATGACAGCAACCTGCGGCATTCTGTCTACGGCTACTGGAATCAGACGCTCTACCACCTGGATCGCTGGCAACTCAACGGCGAAGTGCAGATTTCCGCGTCACGCAATGATGAAGTTGACGCCAGCTATTTCAATCCGCGCCGCGATGCCAGCCTCGCGGGTGTGCTGACGCTCGATTACGAGACGCCGCTCGACTATCGCCAGTCCTTCATTCAGTCGTTTTCCCTCGGTTCAGGCCGCTACTGGCAGAAGAATTACGACACAGAGAATACCTGGTCGATCGGCTATCAACACAGCTGGGAGCTGACCCCTACCGTAAACTTCGAATATGGCATCACCCGCGAAAGAGCCGTCTACGACGGTGTTCCTGAGTATGACAACGTTATTTCAGCCGGCTTTGTATGGAGATTCCTATGA
- a CDS encoding LysR family transcriptional regulator → MDTQSLQAFLAVADTQSFSRAAEQLHLTQPAVSKRIATLESQVDARLFDRIGRRIALTEAGSLLLPQARQILFTVEDSRRALANLSGQVGGPLTLATSHHIGLHRLPPVLKQYTQRHPEVALDLHFLDSELAYQGVRDGSLEMAVVTLAPHPVEQLHVVELWRDRLCFVCANDHPLATQAQQSTLSLADLCEHNCVMPGAKTFTGSLIALRFEEAGLELPVSMATNYLETLKMMCSVGLGWSLLPEKMIDHELVELDVATAPLHRPLGYLVHTSRTLSNAARQMIEALEATRKI, encoded by the coding sequence ATGGACACCCAAAGTCTTCAAGCCTTTTTGGCCGTAGCCGACACACAAAGTTTCTCCCGCGCGGCGGAACAGCTGCATTTAACACAACCGGCGGTCAGCAAGCGCATTGCCACTTTAGAGTCTCAGGTAGACGCGCGGCTGTTTGATCGCATTGGCCGACGCATCGCGTTGACCGAAGCGGGCAGCCTGTTGCTGCCCCAGGCGAGGCAGATTCTGTTCACGGTGGAAGACAGCCGCCGGGCGCTCGCCAATTTATCCGGTCAGGTGGGCGGGCCGCTCACCCTGGCCACCAGCCACCATATTGGCCTGCACCGCTTGCCGCCGGTGTTAAAGCAGTATACCCAACGCCACCCGGAGGTAGCGCTGGACCTGCATTTTCTGGATTCGGAGCTGGCCTACCAGGGGGTGCGCGATGGTTCGCTGGAAATGGCCGTGGTGACGCTTGCGCCCCACCCCGTCGAGCAACTGCACGTGGTGGAACTATGGCGCGACCGACTGTGCTTCGTTTGCGCCAACGACCACCCTCTCGCCACCCAGGCTCAGCAAAGCACGCTGTCACTCGCCGACCTGTGCGAACACAACTGCGTGATGCCGGGGGCCAAGACCTTTACCGGCTCGCTGATCGCCCTGCGCTTTGAAGAAGCAGGCCTTGAGCTGCCGGTAAGCATGGCGACCAACTACCTGGAAACGCTCAAGATGATGTGCAGCGTGGGTCTTGGCTGGAGTCTGCTGCCCGAGAAGATGATCGACCACGAACTGGTGGAGCTCGACGTTGCCACTGCCCCACTCCACCGTCCGCTGGGCTATCTGGTTCATACCAGCCGCACGCTCTCCAACGCCGCAAGGCAGATGATCGAAGCGTTGGAAGCCACCAGAAAAATCTAA
- the leuC gene encoding 3-isopropylmalate dehydratase large subunit → MSGQTLYDKLWNQHLVKQRDDGTALIYIDRHMLHEVTSPQAFEGLRLANRKPWRLDTNLATTDHNVPTTLIERAQGNSGIKDPVSLIQVQTLDDNCLEYGITEFGINDPRQGIVHVVGPEQGATLPGMTVVCGDSHTATHGAFGALAHGIGTSEVEHVLATQCLLTQKMKNMQVRVEGELGLGVTAKDVVLAIIGKIGTAGGTGYAIEFAGSAIESLSMEGRMTVCNMAIEAGARVGMIAVDDTTIDYIGNRPYSPTGEQWEAAVADWRNLVSDPDAVFDNVVTLQAEDIEPQVSWGTSPEMVTGISGQVPDPDAAPDETVQRSHTRALEYMGLKAHQKITDIKLDKIFIGSCTNARIEDLREAAKVAKGKKIADSIKLAMVVPGSGLVKRQAEEEGLDKIFIEAGFEWREPGCSMCLAMNADKLGAGEHCASTSNRNFEGRQGYGGRTHLVSPAMAAAAAIAGHFVDVRSLPANDATHAQEA, encoded by the coding sequence ATGTCAGGTCAAACCCTTTACGATAAGTTGTGGAATCAGCATTTGGTCAAGCAGCGCGATGATGGTACCGCGTTGATTTATATCGACCGTCACATGCTCCACGAAGTGACCTCGCCACAGGCCTTTGAGGGGCTGCGTTTGGCGAACCGCAAGCCGTGGCGTTTAGACACGAACCTCGCGACCACCGACCACAACGTGCCGACCACGCTGATTGAGCGAGCACAAGGCAACAGCGGCATTAAAGACCCGGTGTCGTTGATCCAGGTACAAACCCTGGATGATAACTGCCTTGAATACGGCATCACCGAGTTCGGCATCAACGACCCGCGCCAGGGCATCGTTCACGTGGTGGGGCCGGAGCAGGGCGCGACGCTGCCAGGCATGACGGTGGTGTGCGGCGATTCCCACACCGCGACCCACGGCGCTTTCGGGGCGTTGGCCCACGGTATCGGCACGTCTGAAGTCGAGCACGTGCTCGCGACCCAGTGTTTGCTGACCCAGAAGATGAAGAACATGCAGGTGCGCGTTGAAGGCGAGTTGGGCCTCGGCGTGACCGCCAAAGACGTGGTGCTGGCGATTATCGGCAAGATTGGCACGGCGGGCGGTACCGGTTATGCCATCGAGTTTGCCGGTAGCGCCATCGAGTCGTTGTCCATGGAAGGCCGCATGACCGTGTGTAACATGGCCATTGAAGCGGGCGCGCGGGTCGGCATGATTGCCGTGGACGACACCACCATCGACTACATCGGCAACCGCCCCTATTCTCCCACCGGCGAGCAGTGGGAAGCAGCGGTAGCGGACTGGCGCAATCTGGTCTCCGACCCGGACGCCGTGTTCGATAACGTCGTCACCCTCCAGGCTGAAGACATCGAACCCCAGGTTAGCTGGGGCACCAGCCCGGAAATGGTTACCGGTATTTCCGGCCAGGTGCCGGACCCCGACGCCGCACCGGATGAAACCGTGCAGCGCAGCCACACCCGGGCACTCGAGTACATGGGGCTCAAAGCTCACCAGAAAATTACCGATATCAAGCTGGATAAAATCTTCATTGGTTCCTGCACCAATGCGCGCATTGAAGATTTGCGCGAAGCCGCCAAGGTGGCGAAGGGCAAGAAAATCGCCGACTCGATCAAGCTCGCCATGGTGGTGCCGGGCTCTGGATTAGTGAAGCGCCAGGCAGAAGAGGAAGGCCTCGACAAGATATTTATCGAGGCAGGCTTTGAATGGCGCGAGCCAGGCTGCTCCATGTGCCTGGCGATGAATGCCGATAAACTGGGTGCGGGCGAGCACTGCGCTTCGACTTCCAACCGCAACTTTGAGGGGCGCCAGGGCTACGGCGGGCGTACCCACTTGGTAAGCCCGGCCATGGCGGCTGCGGCGGCGATTGCCGGTCATTTTGTCGATGTGCGCAGCCTGCCCGCCAACGACGCCACCCACGCTCAGGAGGCCTAA
- the leuD gene encoding 3-isopropylmalate dehydratase small subunit: MNKFERFEGVVAPLDRANVDTDLIIPKQFLKSIKRTGFGVNLFDELRYLDEGQPGQDCSQRPLNPDFVLNQPRYQNAEVLLARRNFGCGSSREHAPWALEDFGFKVVIAPSFADIFYNNAFKNGLLLITLSEEAVDRLFNEVEAKEGYQLDVDLEQQRIITQKGEILEFEVDAFRKHCLLEGLDDIGLTLKDEDAIRTFEEQHRQQRPWLFRQPA; encoded by the coding sequence ATGAACAAGTTTGAACGTTTTGAAGGCGTGGTGGCCCCGCTGGACCGCGCCAACGTGGATACCGATCTGATTATCCCGAAGCAGTTTTTGAAGTCGATCAAGCGCACTGGCTTTGGCGTCAATCTGTTTGACGAATTGCGTTACCTGGATGAAGGCCAGCCCGGCCAGGACTGCTCGCAGCGACCGCTGAACCCTGATTTTGTCTTGAATCAGCCGCGTTATCAAAACGCCGAAGTGCTGCTCGCACGGCGTAACTTTGGCTGCGGCAGCTCTCGCGAGCACGCGCCTTGGGCGCTGGAAGATTTCGGCTTCAAGGTGGTGATTGCGCCCAGCTTCGCCGATATTTTCTATAACAACGCGTTCAAAAACGGTTTGTTGCTGATCACGCTTTCGGAAGAAGCGGTGGACCGCTTATTCAACGAAGTGGAAGCCAAAGAAGGCTACCAACTGGATGTCGATTTAGAACAGCAACGAATCATCACGCAGAAAGGTGAGATTCTTGAATTTGAAGTGGATGCGTTCCGTAAGCATTGCCTGCTGGAAGGCCTGGACGATATCGGCCTGACGCTCAAAGACGAAGATGCGATTCGCACCTTTGAAGAACAGCATCGCCAACAGCGCCCCTGGCTGTTTCGCCAGCCTGCGTAA
- the leuB gene encoding 3-isopropylmalate dehydrogenase: protein MTHKVLLLPGDGIGPEIAAQAARLLKACQEAGLDIDVEEALVGGAAYDAHGDPLPEQTLEKAKAASAILLGAVGGPKWDKLEDLSKRPEKGLLGLRKNLGLFGNLRPAMLYPQLASASSLKPELVAGLDIMIVRELTGGIYFGQPRGIEERNGERVGFNTYVYSESEIERIGRVAFEMAQKRGKKLCSVDKANVLEVTILWREVMERLAPEYPDVELSHMYVDNAAMQLVRAPKQFDVVVTGNMFGDILSDAAAMLTGSIGMLPSASLNESGQGMYEPCHGSAPDIAGQNVANPLAMMLSVAMMLRYSLGENAMAERIEAAVGSVLDDGLRTADIASEGMQTIGTDAMGDAVLAAFAKQ, encoded by the coding sequence ATGACACATAAGGTTCTATTACTACCGGGTGACGGCATTGGCCCCGAGATTGCTGCCCAGGCGGCGCGCTTGTTAAAAGCCTGCCAGGAAGCCGGACTGGATATCGACGTCGAAGAAGCGCTGGTCGGCGGCGCAGCCTACGATGCCCACGGTGATCCGCTGCCGGAGCAAACGCTGGAAAAGGCCAAGGCAGCCAGCGCCATTCTGCTGGGGGCGGTGGGTGGCCCCAAATGGGACAAGCTCGAAGACCTCTCCAAGCGGCCCGAAAAAGGCCTGCTGGGGCTGCGCAAAAACCTGGGCCTGTTCGGCAACCTGCGGCCCGCGATGCTCTACCCGCAGCTCGCCAGCGCCTCCAGCCTGAAGCCTGAACTGGTGGCTGGGCTGGACATCATGATCGTCCGCGAGCTGACCGGCGGCATCTACTTCGGCCAGCCGCGCGGCATCGAAGAGCGCAACGGCGAGCGGGTGGGCTTTAATACCTACGTGTATTCCGAAAGCGAGATCGAACGTATCGGCCGCGTGGCGTTTGAAATGGCTCAGAAGCGCGGTAAGAAACTGTGCTCGGTGGATAAAGCCAACGTGCTGGAAGTGACGATCTTGTGGCGCGAAGTCATGGAACGCCTAGCACCGGAATATCCTGATGTTGAGCTATCGCACATGTACGTGGACAACGCCGCCATGCAGCTAGTGCGGGCGCCGAAGCAATTTGATGTGGTGGTCACCGGCAACATGTTTGGCGATATCCTCTCCGATGCTGCCGCCATGCTCACCGGCTCCATCGGCATGCTGCCGTCCGCATCGCTTAACGAGAGCGGCCAGGGCATGTACGAGCCTTGCCACGGCAGCGCGCCGGATATCGCCGGGCAAAACGTCGCCAACCCGTTGGCTATGATGCTCTCGGTGGCCATGATGCTGCGCTACTCGCTGGGCGAAAACGCCATGGCCGAGCGTATCGAAGCGGCCGTGGGCAGTGTGCTGGATGACGGCCTACGCACTGCGGACATAGCCTCTGAAGGTATGCAAACCATCGGCACAGACGCCATGGGCGATGCGGTGCTGGCGGCGTTTGCTAAGCAGTGA